The Manihot esculenta cultivar AM560-2 chromosome 8, M.esculenta_v8, whole genome shotgun sequence genomic interval ggctgccgaagggggTGAAGTTGCGgaagcagcttaggccgccgaaggtggttgaccggtcacctataaaaggccctcagaccgaaaatgggcgagttttctctccattctcgagctcaggtgtgttcatgtcctcctttggttgatttcatgttctttctccaaatttttcaagttttaacaagttttatccttgttttgaagagttttaaatcctagatcgaagttttggagcttggagatctttggagcttggattctccatatcttcaagttaggatcgtaccaaccctcgatcttcaagaggtaagtgtagatccttgccacCTTTTATGTttcataaagttttaagtaagtttaaagaagttttaatgcttgagtatgggtagagatgcatgttagggtttatgtgggttttatgcccaatgtatgtttatgtgatggttgtgttggggtttaagttagtttatgctcctttatgcatgtgggagtgtgtttgcatgtttgggagagagcatgtgaggttttgggtgatTTGGTGGTTGGTTTTGCTTGCAACAGATTCGGACCTGCTgttcggagggaaccaggttcggctgccgaaggtatgttcggctgccgaacctgcatggaaggcagcttttgccgcctaacgtgcccccgaaggccaggactttcggatctgtgagaggcttcggccgccgaacctaccgccgaaggtgcctgactttcggctctggaaggactttcggccaccgaaagtgcccccgaacctgcatggctttcgggtctggaagggaccttcggccgccgaaagtgccctgtccagccctttcatggttgtcttctatgcatgttttgaggatgtttgagggggctttttggggagttgtttatgagttgtttagagtgtgtttggcacctcatttgagtccacctgtgtaggatcggacccgaggaaccgaggaggccagcagtgttagctattgcagagtcagtccagcgtctgccagaggtgagtagaactaactcaaatatttttagcatgcttcacgcatcatgaataccctgtatatgtattaggctgttgcattagatttcacgaagatgttgcattgcataatttgttgttgatgtggatggacccaggcgaccccaatagccttagatatgttatgttaatgaagtcctgaggagccccaccgagggccgggcataatgaagtcctgaggagtccGAAAGGCCGGACactatgttatgttacagaagtcctgaggagctcctttgagggccgggcaccatgatatgttacagacagagggagttttggtggtcatgtccatccgtgatgtgaaatgtttatgctgtgacgcattccatgaaagcatgatttattattgtttttctattctgctcactgggcttcttagctcacccctttcccctaatccccaggtttgcaggtatgaggtagatcaggaagacgtcaagggtaatgtCAAGCTTATATTATAGATTAGTgctttagagtggacatgtaatgtaaattgataaaatgtattgcaagataatgtaatgtaaagtaacgtaaagtagagttatgtgatggattagtattgtgcttggccctaaggcttggttagtccctttttagtacatgatgtatgttatgttttaatgttgagtcgagtttgaaccaaactggtggcatgtgttgcTTACCATGCTagggtatttgatgaggactctagtggaggtcttatgctcATGGTTCtgatgcatgcataggttaggttttggttcatcggatgtgatccaagcttgatgtatattatgttgacccagctaaagcatttgttgagggctctagtatggggttcttttatgtttccagttatgtagtATACAGTtcaagctcggtatatacatcagatgtttaaagtttttatgttaatgttttgatcatgtatgggatttgaccaggtgataggaggtatgttaggctcgctacgggtcccggcagccttaagccgatttggatcctagcgccggtagcggtctggtttccgggttgttacagCCGTAGACTCGGGAGTCACCTCAGCAGCGTTGAGGGACTCATTGTCAGAGGtagaagatagcagctccgcAACCCTTTTCCCTTTATCAGTGAGAGGGGGAGGCACGATCTTAGCAGGATCTACGGCATGAGCCCTTTTAGCCGCTCTAACTTCAGAAGTAGGCTGAGAGGCCCGCGCCCGCTTGCCTATAGCCCCTCAAATCACCACGGTAGCTATGGGCAGCACCTCCCTGGGAACCACCCTCGACAGATTCACTGATCGTGATGGACTCTTCAAAGGTCCGCTTGGGAGCTGCCAAGGACTTAGCCGAGGCTGGTGCCTTACCAAGAGTAAAAGCCTTTGAGGCTACAAAACGAGAGCCCCCAGCAGCAGGTATCAATGCTGGGGCAGAGGCAGAAGCAGGAGTCCGGCTCACAGAAGCAGGGGCAACAACTTGGAAGACCTCACGAGTCACGTCAGCCACAGACTTTCCAACCTTAAAGGCCACCAAAGCTCAACTTGTGCATATATCAAACTGAACACATaaatccatactagagccctcatcaaatgctctagtatggtaaacatcacatgcctcaagcttagttcaaGCATAACTCATAACTAAAACtcttacataaagatcatgtaaacaagGATTGCAAGGATAAagctagggcaaagcacaattccaCAACCATAAAATAACACATGCCcacatctatactattacaaaggaCTATACTAGcaactcagccgacttccccgagctaactctgatcctgcaaacctagggttaggggaaagggataagctacaagagcctagtgagcagaacataaaaatagtttaataaacatatgatcgaatgaaatgcgtcacaacacaaacaattcatatgaagatggatttgtcaccattaACCCTCTACAAATTCCAATAGCGCCCGGCCCACGACGGGTGcttctcaggacttcctcttaaacataacataacataataaatCCATAGTGTCATAggcgtagaatgagcctcaacttggactttctcttacatattgccatgggcgtagaatgggcctcaacctggactttcgtatacatcataacatatcataatcgagggctagtgggtcatccaacatccatccacaacaatagtaaattatgcaatgcattatattcgtgaaatctaatgcaaacaacctaatacatatacatggtaattgtgatgcatgagcatgcttaaaaggcTTGATTActtaaaacaatagattagttcagttctatTCACCTCTGACTGATGCTCGCCTAACACTGATGCAGTTATTTCACTGCAGGCAtttacggtctcccaggtctgatcctacacagatggactcaaatgagggaccaaacataacttttacaagaccctaaacaactccccaagaacccctaaaatatactaaaacatacatataaagcaaataggggaaggctgggcacgagactttcggcggcaggttcggcggtcgaaggtccctcacagatccgaaagtcagcaactttcgggggcaggttcggcaacctaaactccacacagatccgaaagtcaatgactttcgggggcaggttcagcggcctaaaccccacacagatccgaaggttGGAACCTTCAGAGgcgggttaggcggccaaaaggctgccttcacaagcaggttcggcggtcgaaccttgcttcggcggccgaacttggattctccagcaaggcagaactcgattctACCCTATGCACACATCCACCAAACActccaatcctcacacccaacaactcataatcattcatactcactcaacatgcataagggacataaaaactagcctaatccccATCATACAACACTAGAGGAACATTCATCATCAATCCTAacccaaaccctaaaacttCAGATTTAACAATTTGCATGCATCAATAATCCTTAAACCCATTTAAAACTTGCTGAAAACTTCTAGAAAACAGAAGAAAGGCAAAGATtcaaacttacctcttggagacacaaaggtgacagcaacccaacttggagatgaggaaaATCGATCTCCAGAGGTCTTCGAGGTTCAAAACTTTAGATTCaaactcaaaacttcaaaaacaaaggaaaactcATGAACTCTCTGAGAGATTTaaaggaatttcaataagagcaTCAAAGGAACGGCATGGacctacctctgcccgaaaatggagagaaagctctctcattttcgggctgaagaCCTCTTATAGGCGGCTAgaggaaccaccttcggcggccgaacctggggattcctctaaaactcttttctcttttatttttcttaacacaaaaccaaacaataaaaccaattaaaagttcattttatgaaaatcttattttacccttctaaagatttcAGTTTCAAGATTCCGAATTCCGATGGAGATTCCGTCGAAAAGTTGGAATTTCACCGCCGGAGTTTAGCCAAGTATTACAATATGGTCCTCAGTCTCCTTATTTACAATGAGTTGACTTTTGCCAAATATGGAGAATTACCTATTATGTGCTGCCAAATTAGTGTTTTCAAAATTGCTAGTTGATGCTAATCCAGCCACAAATCCCGGCGGAGTAGAATTGCCGGAATCACGCAGCCACAGGCTTGTCGGTCTCTGGTTCCGACGAATAGGTGCTATGAGGAAATCACCCCAACCAAACTTGATACCTTCTTTCTTCAACTTTAGCTGCAAGTCACAAAAAGCCTTCACATGACCTAGTTTCCCACATAGATAGCAAAAAATAGTCAGCTTTTCGTATTGAAACTTCACAGTAAACACAATATCATCATCTCCAACAAACTTCTTCTGCCATTTCAAAGGTTGCCGAATGTCCAAACAAACTTTAACTCTCATAGGGCCAGAAGGAAGGTCTTTAATCAGAACCCAAAAATTAGAAAGAGTTAGAGGGATATGGAGAGGATTTTCATTACCTTGTATCTCCTTCCAAACAAGCAGGAATCGATTGTACAAATAAGAGCCCCCattccctatattttcaaaatcaacattattaaaaaatcgaaACAGATATCTTTTTGCCTCTAATTCCATAATAGATACCCCTCTAAAGAatgccataaatctgtcaaaaatgtttgcatattctgaaaattgattagattgtatgtgagaaatatcCCCACTAtagagaaatcataagtgacgatcgaaATATCGTTGGCGTTCTTAATAGGGGTAACaatatcttcttcttcatcgatagtcaattgacgcagatcgtcttttttaatggaaaagaggaaaaaaagaagttaggtttaaggaAGAGGAAAAGACGAGAGTATCGAGTTACAAAGAGACTACAGAGGGAAACTTGCGTCGAAAGTACTCTacgattatatttaaaatttaaaaaatcttaatattGTCTTTAtctatgaataaaaaaaatcctaagGAATAATACTATTGTAAAAAATTTGGATGATTTTGTTCTATTCCAATTCAACTCTTTATAATAGtatgataattaaatattatttttttaagagagTAAACAGAAACGATAAtagattatttaataaattatttcataggTACATCATGAACTTAGTGATAAATTTCTtctgataaatttaaattgaaaaaaaagtaTTAACCATCAATTATAGACCTCAAATTTAAAGGGATTATAACCGTGATACACATTGAGTCCTattttttgataataaaaaGTAAGATAATATCAAAATCAgttaatttatgaaattaaaagtaatttatttttttattggatCTACTTAGTCTACCACTTTTATCTAGACCATTTCCAATACTgtgctaaattttatttttgctttggaAATAACCCTCCAATACAGCTGCGCTACACTCACGGGGTGTTAAAAGCAACGAGTTATACATAAACGATGACGTTTTAAATGAACTCTGAAATTGAAATTAGTCTTTGCAACGGAACCTCAATCAAtccagagaaagaaagaaacgcGGGTGAGGTGTGGAAATGGCTTCTCTCCTCTCATTAAACAGCTATAAGGCAGTCCATTTCAGGGCGATTGTACCTCAATCTCAGAAAGCTGGTTTCAGTTCTCTGAAATCTTCCTCCATAACTGTAAACCGGACCTGGATCTTCTCCCATTCCACTCAAACGCCAAGGGCAAGGCGTTCCATCTCTGTCATCAACAAATCGGGTGAGGAATCTCCCCAAAACAATCAACAAGGTATATATACAAACAGTTTCTCTAAAATTAAGCATCTGATTGTATTTTAATTGGTATTCTCTATTCAATCAGATGAGGAAGCCAGCAATTTAGGAGTTAAAGCTGCATTATCCATGCTGACATTCTACAAAAGTAAGTCATTTGTGTCTCAATAATCGAAAGTTAATTATGAATATTCTAATTCCTAATAAAATCAAGCGAATTGAGCATGCTAAAATCGATAAAAGCAGGGGAAATCTCGCCGCTATTGCCAAAAAGCTGTCGATATGTTCCAACTTGTAGTGAGTATTCGATGATAGCTTACAAGAAGTATGGTGTTGTCAAGGGCACCATCTTGACTGCCTGGCGTCTCTGTCGCTGCAATCCCCTTGGTAAACTTGTTTTCGTTTTGGAGATGCTGCTGTCTTCattcttttactatatttgGTCAAGACATTTTATTTTGATCAGGCGGATCTGGGTTTGATCCTCCACGATGGTTTGATGAGCAAATTCCACCTGAAAGTGATGAGATGTCATAATCTGTAAGTGCTCAGAATGTCGGCTGACCACCTAAACCTTACAGGTTCTTTTTGTTTTATCTTAGGATTTATAGGTTCACCTTCCTGTTCATAGTTCATGTTATTATAGTTGTACATAAATTTCTCCTTATAGAAAACAAAATTAATCATGAAGAGTAAacgataaaataaataattttttttgaaggtTCATGTCTTCCTGATTTGCTTTAATggtattgttttcttttttacttttatttggtTTACATTTTTATTTGCCTCAAATCCCAACACACGTGTTTTTTACAAGTAATCTTCTCCCTAACGTTGATGCTTTTGAAAGACCAGGGAGATCTACTTCTGCTGAAACTAGGTTCAACTCCAACCAAGACGGGAAAAAAAACTCCAACcaagaaggggaaaaaaaactCCTTGCCTATAGTTCTTGATCTCCCAAGCGTTCTGTGCCTATAGCATGTACTTCTTTTCCTCTAGGAAAACATCCTGACCCTCCCTACTGGCTAGTTCTTTTGCAGCAGAAAACCTCCTCAAAATCACTTTAATCCTCATTGAACAATCAATGATGATGTGAGAAAAATCCCATGCTCTTTTCTTTTAAACCTATGTGGAAAATATTTTGCTTAATCTCTCTTTGATTGATCTTCAATGTCCAAATGCTTATTTTGTAGAATTCTCAGAGTTAAAAGTATTAGAATAAACAGAATTAGTTTCACTTGTTGTTCCTTATCTTATTGCTGATAATTTCAAATTCTCCTGTGTTTCTAATTGTTTTTTTGAGATGCCTGATGATGACAATCCCACTATTGAAACTGCTTTTCACTTTTCCGGCGAGAGAAAGAAATCAACCTCCTCTATCCTTTTCTTCCTCTGGACCTTGTTTCCTTTGATGACACTTTCATCCTTCTAAATGTAGAGACATTATGTAAGAGCTCAATGCCTACTTAGAACTCCAAATCTTTCATGCATTTCTCAAAATAGCTATCAAAGAATTCCTTAATAAACCAACTGATCATGCTAAAATTCATTGAGATAAATACTTCAAGTTGATATGTGGTTATTTCTAGAGAAAAGATGTAGATAAGCATCATCAAAGGACGTCTTAAGTGATTTTTtcattgttaaaattaattggGAATCAGATTAGTCATCAGTCTGTTTTTTGCTGAAAATGCTTGTTAGAAACGTTGAATATCAATCCTGTTTTGGTTCTGGGGGTGTAAACTGGTAATATAATTAGGATCAAGATGAACAAGATAAGATTAGGTATTAAAGAATGTAAGACGAACATGATCCTTTTGTTATGTGGATTATATGACatgatataattaatattaaattatgttGAGTTAGTTCAACACAACATAAATTAGCTTATATAACATGATTTGATACATTTAGCATAGTTCATTTGACACATTACGGCATGATTCAATACTTTAATCtttaaaaaacattatattatatgaaatttatacattaatttaattacacaaatttaataatatataaaattattgtatcTAACATAAGCAAACAAGTGATATTTCAACGTTTAGTAgatcaatattttaattaaaatagaaacaAGTAATTGTAAACAATATAATTTTCAACTTGTTACTTAAatctataaattaataatttgtaattaaagaaataaaaatcaattacaaTGAAGTGTTAAATCTCTAATATAAATTAGACTTATGTTTATTAGTTATCATTGTATAATAGTGATATTTGCTAGTGCAGTGTCAAATGACACGTGAAAGAAATAATAAAGCATATTATAAATATGTCAAATTTGATTAGTGCAATTATCTATGGTATCACACAATTATTGGCGTATCATAAGCATGTGGACACAATTTTAACATGAATATGAAGAAACATTATTCGTAATTCTCTATTTTGTGTTGTATTTGTAGCATATTTACAATCCGTGTCTGGAATTGCAATCATGTGTCACAGAAACCCTAATTGTGGGTCTTAGTAACCATAagataagaagaagaaggattTAGGGAGAAGAAATAGAATAGAGAGGGAGAAGAAGAGAAgtattagagagagagagagaaagagataatTCTTCATTGATCTTGGAAGATACTGATTACTACTCAGCTACCAATCTTTATAGTGAGCTGGAACTTGGAAGTGATGTAGTTATACACCAACTAACTTGTAACTGAGTAGTTATACACCAACTAACTTGTAACTGTCTAACTATCTTTAACAATCCTCTTGAATCTCCTTCTCTTGTGTGTAACAATACTCCTCTCTTGAGTACCTTCAGGTCCCTAAGAAGGTTGGAAGTGTGGAAACTAG includes:
- the LOC110621110 gene encoding UPF0161 protein At3g09310, whose protein sequence is MASLLSLNSYKAVHFRAIVPQSQKAGFSSLKSSSITVNRTWIFSHSTQTPRARRSISVINKSGEESPQNNQQDEEASNLGVKAALSMLTFYKREISPLLPKSCRYVPTCSEYSMIAYKKYGVVKGTILTAWRLCRCNPLGGSGFDPPRWFDEQIPPESDEMS